The following coding sequences are from one Rhipicephalus microplus isolate Deutch F79 chromosome 3, USDA_Rmic, whole genome shotgun sequence window:
- the LOC142803113 gene encoding uncharacterized protein LOC142803113: protein MCSRVGAVSAARVGRGIRCTEKPGEDFQVVLPQLPSGDSVLHTVFLHGNLKARPYRVEHVRDSLARLSLLPEVVALGAYQMNHVWAVTFKDDEGKKKMLAAESFDLKDHRCMVVDPRDRGVRLKLYWLLHGVPDEAVRVALTPYGKVTEISRDKWKVQGCNDKGSTTRSVTLRLHAGVSVDDLPHQLRVAEDMALVVIPGRSPLCLRCRAIGHIRRDCRVPRCGVCRRYGHDDAHCVRSYASIAGPGQTDEVSEHLMDAVDAEEASREDGCTEGPATPPEQSTGAALESTNEGDKHSGAPGTNLDTAAVEDDATAASKSSSAAREGGPEATDAEMTKAGAIALKRARETPDGTGNVDTSATSEPPTKTATGRRPTFKPRPNLSPDRRGTQTSAPP from the coding sequence ATGTGCTCCCGTGTAGGGGCGGTTTCAGCGGCCCGTGTGGGCCGCGGTATCAGGTGTACCGAAAAGCCAGGCGAAGATTTCCAGGTTGTTCTGCCTCAGCTGCCTTCAGGTGATTCTGTTTTGCACACGGTTTTTTTGCACGGAAATTTGAAGGCCAGGCCATATCGAGTGGAGCATGTCCGAGACAGCCTTGCTCGTCTTTCGCTGCTGCCGGAAGTGGTTGCCCTTGGGGCATACCAAATGAATCACGTATGGGCAGTGACGTTCAAGGATGATGAGGGTAAAAAGAAGATGCTGGCGGCGGAGTCATTTGACCTAAAGGACCATCGCTGTATGGTGGTTGACCCCCGTGATCGAGGTGTGCGGCTGAAGTTGTACTGGCTTCTTCATGGCGTGCCGGACGAGGCTGTGCGAGTCGCCTTAACGCCCTACGGAAAAGTGACCGAGATAAGCAGAGATAAATGGAAGGTGCAGGGTTGCAATGACAAAGGTTCAACCACGCGGTCGGTCACGCTGAGGCTACACGCGGGCGTGTCCGTGGACGACCTGCCACACCAACTACGAGTTGCGGAGGACATGGCGCTCGTCGTAATTCCTGGCAGATCACCGCTCTGCCTCCGATGCCGGGCTATCGGACACATTCGACGGGATTGCCGCGTGCCGCGCTGTGGGGTCTGTCGTCGCTATGGCCACGATGACGCCCACTGTGTGAGGTCGTACGCCAGCATTGCGGGCCCAGGCCAAACAGACGAAGTGTCTGAACACCTGATGGATGCCGTGGATGCCGAAGAAGCGAGCAGGGAAGACGGTTGTACGGAAGGCCCTGCCACGCCCCCTGAACAGTCTACTGGGGCCGCACTGGAATCTACCAATGAAGGCGACAAGCACTCTGGTGCGCCAGGAACGAATTTAGACACGGCAGCAGTAGAGGACGACGCTACAGCAGCGAGCAAGTCAtcttcagctgcgcgagagggcgGCCCGGAAGCAACGGACGCCGAGATGACCAAGGCCGGTGCTATCGCTTTAAAGCGAGCTCGTGAAACACCTGACGGTACCGGAAATGTTGACACGTCGGCCACCAGTGAACCTCCAacaaagacggcgactggtcgcCGGCCTACCTTTAAACCACGACCAAACCTGTCGCCTGACCGTAGGGGCACTCAAACGTCGGCCCCGCCGTAG